In Lasioglossum baleicum unplaced genomic scaffold, iyLasBale1 scaffold0213, whole genome shotgun sequence, the following proteins share a genomic window:
- the LOC143220130 gene encoding uncharacterized protein LOC143220130 has product MFPVSFDNANAFNPLPWTAVRVALERHEVPQYMAVLWAERCAGGSHRVLHGSFPDGVSVTCYADDTLVTASGREYGRTTLLAELGVAIVVNAIERLGFRVSPEKTQAIWFLGGTKRVVPSGNVRSRSVYVGGKAVQIRDTMKYLGLLLDGRWTFEDHFEQLAPRLEQTGVALCRHLPNIGGPDERVHRLYSGVIRSMALYEAPVWARN; this is encoded by the exons ATGTTTCCCGTTAGTTTCGACAACGCCAACGCGTTTAATCCCCTGCCCTGGACTGCCGTCAGGGTGGCGTTGGAGCGGCACGAGGTGCCCCAGTACATGGCGGTACTGTGGGCAGAGAGATGCGCTGGGGGGTCCCACAGGG TGCTGCATGGCTCGTTCCCCGATGGGGTGAGTGTTACTTGCTACGCGGATGACACCCTCGTCACGGCGAGCGGTCGCGAGTACGGGAGGACGACCCTGCTCGCCGAACTGGGAGTGGCCATAGTGGTCAATGCCATAGAACGCTTGGGATTCCGTGTTTCGCCGGAGAAGACCCAGGCGATCTGGTTCCTCGGCGGGACGAAGCGGGTAGTACCGTCGGGCAACGTACGAAGTAGATCGGTCTACGTGGGTGGAAAGGCAGTCCAGATCCGGGATACGATGAAGTATCTCGGCCTCCTGCTGGACGGCCGATGGACCTTCGAGGACCACTTCGAGCAGCTCGCCCCTCGCCTCGAACAGACGGGTGTGGCACTGTGCCGGCACCTCCCGAACATCGGAGGGCCGGACGAGAGAGTGCACCGCCTGTACTCCGGGGTCATCCGTTCGATGGCCTTGTACGAAGCCCCGGTATGGGCGCGGAACTGA